In Pleuronectes platessa chromosome 8, fPlePla1.1, whole genome shotgun sequence, the genomic stretch attttcagcattTAGACATTCTATCAAAAGTGGTCGATGTGGATACTTgggtgtgtgcctgtgtttttgtgtgtgtgtgtgtgtgtgtgtgtgtttatcagagAGATTGATGATAAACATAGGTATGACAGAATATAATCATAGCATAAGAACAGCTATGAGTCAACAGCTTTTTACAATAAGATAATAAACATACATTGAGAAAATGAGCAGAGTGTGTGATTACAGAATTTTTGAGCCCGACCCAAACAGTTACAAATTTGCTAAGGCTGCAAAATACCACCTTCCAAACTTGTAGCCATTCCAAATGCAGCCCTATCATCCCACGTCTCATTTTCAAAGCCtctatttctctgtctctcctcccacCACAAATCCCAGAAcctcgagcagcagcagcaagagagagagagggagtgagagacagaggagatgaggggagCATTTAAATGTAGCGTTCCGTGAGTGGTCGGCTCGGTGTCTGGAAACCTTTCACATCCTGTTTACGCCGGGCAGATTTCAGCCCGGGACCGCAGAGGGCTGGCAGGGCCTCTGCCTGgacacagctcctctctctcttttctatcTGCTGCCTGCCTCCCTCGCCTAAAGATCTCCGTCTGCAAAAACCTTTCCACGACGCCTCCTCCCAATCAACACCTTGAAACCTAAAGCAAACAAGCACATGTCTGGCTGCCCACGGCCGCAGCAACACAACCGAGGTGAAATCAAAATCCTGATAAAAAGGTTCTTTCTTATGCAGCAGCAAATGTAGCCAAATCACACAACAGCCTGTTTTTGATGTCCAAATACAGATTTAATAGAGTTATGTGTCATATTTACAGTGTCCTATATCAGAtggaaagttccagaaaatgaagTAAAATGATCTGATACGTTCTCAAGCCTGaaaagaaatggagaaaaaaatccaGGTATTTGGAAAAAGTCTGCTAAAGTCTATCAAACTAGATTAATGAACACAGGATCCATCCGTCTGTCCTCGTCTGTTATTTCCCCCCGAGCGAAGcagtttgttgatgttttttttagtcCAGTAATCATTCCTCTCCTGTCTGCCCCCCCTGACCTCTATCTCCGAGCTCTCCTCCCTCAGCGGCACTTGCAGGACCTGACGACCATGTTGGAGAGTTGCTCAACACGAGGTGTGCGGCCGATGAAGTACATGATGGTGAGCGGCTCCAGGTCCTGAGGGACGCAGCAGGGCGAGGCGGAGGCCTCAGGGTTCAGCTTGTTGTACAGGGGCAGGATCTGAGCAGGGGACAGAGACATGAAGGAGACTTAAAAGACCTGGACACATGTTTTTCACTTCATAATAcaactgttgtgttttcaccattgtctgtttgtgagcaggatcacgcaaaaactactggatgaatTACTGCAAAGCTTGGTGAAGGGATGTGTTATGGGTCAGGGAGGaacacattcaattttggtTCAAATCTAAAGCAGGATGTAAATCCAGGACTTTTCTTATCACTCTCTTTAAGATTGTGAGATAGGATAGactctttcttatttttttttcaattttactgttttctcagagaatacttcatggatcttaatggtAAAATAATGCATGTTTCTGGGAATTCTTTTTTGAAAGTAGACACCGGCCTTGGTGGAGCGTTTTCCTGTGACAGTTTtgcatgtgattgtgttttcGTGCTAAGCCAGGCTAACCAGCTGCTGGTGGTTCAGCCTCATATTCACTTTATAGATGTGAGAGTTGTTGTTGATCCTGTTATTTAACTCAGACAGTAAATAAACCTGCCTCCTAAGATGACTCTGTCTTTGATCAAACCGCACAAACACAGTCCTGAGTTGAACTCTCCAGTGTGTACATATTTCTTTTTCACATACTTAACATCGGAGTCAGTaaaagtcacagtgacctttttgCAGCAAACTGAAGtgtcaaataaatatgaataaacccGAAGTGATTACAGGCCAATAAGCTACAAGACAAAAGGCCATGTTGGGTAACCCTATATGTTCTGCTGCAGGAGTCTGCGAGGTGACCGCCCACTTGACGGCAGGGTTAACCATGGTGTTTCGctacaaaaaacaataactaTGAAGCTCTTTTTAGGGAAAATGTTTAAGATGCCACAGTCTAGGATTCTGTACATTACAGCCTAGACTTCAGTTTGGTCCAAACCGCAGTATTTTCACCACAGAGCTTGAGAAGCTACGTCGATTATTCTGATGTTTcaggagttgtttttgtttgacctggagcatgtgtttgtgactgATCAGACATTTGTAATGTTTGATTGTGTCTCTGTCACTGTGCATCcaaattattaaacaaaatataattGTACACATGTGTTTTTGCTTGTTAGTTTCgttcattcatatatttttgtgatgttgtgtttctcGGTTGAGAGCATAAACTAAATGAACCGCTGTTCTCAAACCAAACCAAGCATAAGAACATATTTGTGCCTGGGCCCAGTCGTAAAGTACAGGGCTGGATATGGTCTGAATAAGAGTTTTGACACTAAAACTTTTAAAGGAATGGTTCAACATTCTGAGAAAATCCTTGTTTGTTTCCCTCCTACAAAAACAGGTTGTGGTATCAGGGAGCGCTGTTTACTGAAGCTATTTCTCGGGCAGACACAGGAAGACAAACATGATATATTCATGATTAATGTGTTAATTAGTATATTTAGTGATAAAATAAGCGTCAAACTGCggctttaaacatttttttttctttaaagcacCTTTCTccatttaataaaagaaaagaaaatgttaaatgagCCAGAAGAAAATTAATAAACCAAATTAGTAATTAGGCATTAAGTGCTATGAACTTGTTTCGATACTGGTTACGACAGACACGTTCAGGTTATGATAAGTTATGAAGGCCCACTCACCatgttgtagtggttgttggcaCTCCAGAGGTAAGGACAGTTGCCGGCACAGAAGTTGGCTTTGTAACCTTTGGGCTCATGGATCCACTTCCAGTTGAGGTCACGCCTGAAGTCGATGTAGAGCGAGCGCAAGCAGCAGCCCTGGTCTGAgccactgagacacacacagacagacacacaaacacatttcagctCCCATCCTGCTCTTCAACGTCTGGGGCAAGGGCCCAAAGTTGGGTCATGGGAAAATGACCGTGGGTCACCATTGAAGAAGCAGCCAACACAAGGTAATGAGGGTTCAGGGTTGCCAGAGTTTTCCCCTGCAGCGTGAGGTAGTCTCATGAAAACACTGCATGCCTGCTGGCCTGCAGTCTAAACATAGGGTCAGCATTGTTACTGCTGCCACAAATCCACCGACTACACAACAACTAGATCTCAACTAGAACTACGAATCTTGGAAACAGTGTCAGTGCTGTCAGTCATAACCACACACATGGCGGCCTACCGGGAGCAGGTTGTGGTCTCTGTGGCGGCCGCCCTCTTCTTGCGGTTCTTCTTGGTCGGGTTGTCGACTCTGTCACTGGGCAGCAGGGTGAGGATGAGGTGTGGCGTCTTGGAGCTGAAATCcgcctgacctttgacctgaccGGGTTTTCTGAACTGGCGAAGCTGCTCGTCATCAACACCTGCGGAAAAGAGGGCCCAGTGGTGGAGCGTTACAGATCACATCTATTTAACACTACCACTCCATCACATCTCAGAGATAATGTGTCTTTACTTCCAGGTATTTGATACATTTCGTGACGATTTCCACTGTGTATTGAGATTAATAATACAAACAGATCCAATAGATAAACCCTGAGGAGTCACATGATACTGACCAAGAGAGGAAATAAGGAAAGATAGTGACTGTACTACTCAATAACCTTATGTCAGATATTCTATCATCTTTATCGTGAAGTAATGGATAATTATCTCtcagcaggattacaaaaaCTATTCACATGAAACGTTCTCAGACAACATCAATCATTAGTTTAACTGATTCATGCAAACTGTGACAAGGCTGATTGATTGGGAGGCACTGCATTAATACCATGGTTTGTATTTTGGAATTCCTGTGGTTTGCATATTTTGAATGCCAGAAAAAAGAAGCAGTCCGTATGCAGTTATACccacaaactcacacattcaCCACCAAATAACATTTTGATAATATAATTCAATGCATACAGATAGAAACATATCCATGATGTTCCTTCCGAGTCCAGGAGCAATGGTCTGACTACTTGCACCTGGTTTCCTGGTTCCTCTGAGCTCAAAACAAGCTCTTGCTTGTGTCACTTTATGAAAAatgtcatgttaaaaaaaaactgacttggCTCAGCTGAGTGTCGATAGGAAAGTGCCATAATTTGGGGCCTAAATGAAGTAAGGCAGACAGTCTGGTATTCAGTAGTGTCACAGTGTGTAAAAGAGCAGTTTCTCGATGATTCCTTGTCTGCGAGTGACTCAGGATCCCTCGAGGCGTCTTCCAGAGGAGTGTGCACTTTACCTTCTCATTCTGTGACCTGCAGGGTTATTACTGTGCAGATAAATCTTCTACAAGTGCTTTTAATGCCCAAACAAAGCCATTTACAACCGAACCTGTTAAAGACACATTTCTCATCATCATGGCGCCTATGGGTGAGACTGTTGAACTGTGGTTTAACTTCTGTCTGATCGATACTGTACTTCATCAGACTTTTGGCTCACTGCCTGTCgtctttattgatttatttgttttttgtcttggTCAGTTTAACGTCTGATCTTTGTTGACCAGACATCTGGAGACACACAACCTCTTCAGACAGGAAAGACTCAAATCTCAGGTCTTCCCCCTGATGTGAAACAGCTTCTCAAAGAAACACAGGGAACACGCTCTCCCCGTTAAGCTAAAAATATAAGTGCACTTTAAGATTTATTTTCGCTGGGGGGTAATCTGAGCCACAGAAAACCACTCTAATCATCTATTACACATTTATAGTAAACCCAgatctttcttttcttattcCCAAATATTTTGTATGTATAATACTGGAGGAGgatgcatatttttttttatgttaggggctaatgtggctcaggaggtagagcgggtcatccactTACCGGCGGGTCAGCGGTTTGAAGTGTGCGGTTGAAGTGTGATAGAGAAAAGGCTGCACAtacatgtatgaatgtgtgtttgtgaaagggTGAATGCCACAATTGTACTATAAAGTGGGTGGAGTGGTCATTAAAACTAGAAAAACCCTATATAAATGCATTGACCATTTTACCAAATCCAAACAAGAGATGGACCAAATGCATTGGcatgacacagaaataaaaagaatatacaTATGTTTGTTAGCTTGCAACAAACCTGCAAACAgggcctccagctcctcactctTGTTGGGAACGATGTTGTTGGTGGACGGGACGAAGGTGCAGCAGGGACAGTGGACGCCCAGCTTCAGGCCCAGATTGTTCTCTGAAGCAAGAAGAAGAATAGACACGATGATGAAGTATACAACCATAGCTTCTATAGATCGTTGGGGGAAACAGAAGCCTGGTGCTGAGGCTGACCTGTGTCTGATAACCAGTCCTTAATGGTCTCTGTGACGTCCACAGAGATCCAGGATCCCTTGGCCCTGGGCTGAACGGTGCGGGAGTCGATGTAACGTTGAGTGGAGGTGCTGTCCTCATCGGGCTTCAGCAGCTGACACAGAAAACATAAGAGAcagtgatggagctgatgtatAGAACATCGTCTCTTCCTCCTGACAGGAGGATTTTATAGACCACATGAAAGGCATAGATCACAAAATTGTGTCATTATAAAAGCCCATAATAACCTGCAGAGCGTTAATCAAACATCTCAATAATGTGATTTGTTGTCCTGGGGCCAACATTTTTCTCTGAGAGGTTTAAAATATCTCCTTGAAGCCGACATGTAAATTCAGCTTCACTGACAAAGATTTATTATCGTAAAAGTCTTGTTGGCTTGAAGGCGAAAATCAAAAAGATAATTTTAAATTGGATCACGCACAGGAACGTTATTTTTCATAGAGATGAAAAAGAAGTGTGCAGGATTTTCTCAGTGGTTTCACACATAAATAATTACAGTATACATACATACTCCTATACAGTATACACTTGGCACTTTTGTTTTTACACCTGATTCTTCTGAGTGATTTAGTGTCTGCTCCATTAGAAAAAAAGGTGTTTATTTGGTTGTGAAAGCTTAAAAAAATGTTCTGTCTCTCACTGATATTCCTGCTGGTGCCTCATGGTCGTGCTCTATGACGACAAGCTGCTCTTTACCTGATAGATCTCCACTCTCTGCTCTGAGGCCCGGGCCTGCGGGTTGGGAGCTCTGAAGATCCTGAACTCAGCGATAACCAGGGTGCTGTTGGTCAGGTCGACTCCACTCACGTCGAAGTGCACGACTCTGTGGTGGGGGTTGGGTGCGTCCGGCTGCACTGCGTCTGTACGGGGGGAGAAGAACACACACGGATGACTGAAGCTCCAACAACATCACGCAAATTCTAAAACACTATCGTATTGGAGCTGCTGGTTAAACCAGAGCTGTTGGACTGATGCATTGTCTCAGACTTAATTGCTGCTGATGAGCGTCTCCAAACTAAATGATATGTTTAAGCCTCGTGAGGAAATGTGTCTGGTCTTAAGTTTAAGTGTTTTACTGTAAGAAACATCAGTCATGTATTTATGTGCTGAATTTAGAGGTTGAACTGTTGATGGACGTGGGCGGGGTCTTGATAGCTTAACTTCTCCACCCGTCACTCATCGTTCCAAACACCACTACTTCTGTTGGAGACGCAGCTCCACTATCAATCTTGTCTGAGCAGGCGATGACAACCACTGTTTCTGTTGATATATTGTATATGAAAATACTGTGATTACATAAACGTCTAAATATCTGgtactttatttataattactATTTTTAAATGAGATTATATAGTTTTTA encodes the following:
- the tgfb5 gene encoding transforming growth factor beta-2 proprotein, with the translated sequence MWLPRLALLLLLRFSGVSPVDGLNTCQTINLDAQKSRRIQAVRGQILSKLRIRSPPDDDDEQPPPRPVPPEVMLLYNSTRELLKERARLAESTCERESSEEDYYAKEVQRIDMKPPHATDTNAVQPDAPNPHHRVVHFDVSGVDLTNSTLVIAEFRIFRAPNPQARASEQRVEIYQLLKPDEDSTSTQRYIDSRTVQPRAKGSWISVDVTETIKDWLSDTENNLGLKLGVHCPCCTFVPSTNNIVPNKSEELEALFAGVDDEQLRQFRKPGQVKGQADFSSKTPHLILTLLPSDRVDNPTKKNRKKRAAATETTTCSRGSDQGCCLRSLYIDFRRDLNWKWIHEPKGYKANFCAGNCPYLWSANNHYNMILPLYNKLNPEASASPCCVPQDLEPLTIMYFIGRTPRVEQLSNMVVRSCKCR